The Benincasa hispida cultivar B227 chromosome 9, ASM972705v1, whole genome shotgun sequence genome has a segment encoding these proteins:
- the LOC120084650 gene encoding uncharacterized protein LOC120084650, whose product MSSYSLVFGKACHLPVELKHKTFWAVKKLNMNLDAAGIQRKLQLNELEEWRMNAYENNKIYKEKTKCRHDQRISKKVLVDGQKVLLFNSHLRLFLGKLKSRWSGPFIIKTIFPYGTVELMREDGTDAFKVNGQRVKSYFEDEVECQKSSLALHETS is encoded by the coding sequence ATGTCTTCTTACTCACTTgtatttggtaaagcatgtcatcTTCCTGTAGAGTTGAAGCATAAGACATTTTGGGCAGTAAAGAAGTTGAATATGAATCTGGATGCGGCGGGCATTCAACGCAAGCTTCAGCTCAACGAGCTCGAAGAATGGcgaatgaacgcatatgaaaacAACAAGATCTATAAGGAAAAGACAAAGTGTCGGCACGACCAACGCATCAGCAAAAAGGTACTTGTTGATGGCCAGAAAGTTTTATTGTTCAACTCACACTTGCGTTTGTTTCTAGGAAAATTGAAATCTAGATGGTCCGGGCCCTTCATAATTAAAACGATCTTTCCCTATGGTACTGTGGAATTAATGCGAGAAGATGGCACTGATGCGTTCAAGGTAAATGGCCAAAGGGTTAAGTCATACTTTGAAGACGAAGTGGAATGCCAAAAGTCATCTCTTGCACTACACGAGACAAGTTGA